In a genomic window of Anser cygnoides isolate HZ-2024a breed goose chromosome 26, Taihu_goose_T2T_genome, whole genome shotgun sequence:
- the DGUOK gene encoding deoxyguanosine kinase, mitochondrial isoform X1: protein MGRCGAALRLALEGNIAVGKSTFLRLLGRAFPEWHLVAEPVAQWQKVAAGAEEAPGFGNLLQRLYQEPSRWSFTFQTFSCLGRLKAQLERPAGPASPVRVFERSVYSDRYVFAKNLFETGHLDMLEWAIYQEWHSFLLQELGDRAALHGFLYLRATPQRCLERLWRRARVEERGVQLLYLQQLHTQHERWLLERSTKVHFADMRHMPILVLDVDGDFEQDAAMQDILMAQVESFVKSLQTKTVPPHPDPC, encoded by the exons atggggcggtgcggggccgcGCTGCGCCTGGCGCTGGAGGGGAACATCG CCGTGGGCAAGTCCACGTTCCTGCGGCTGCTGGGCAGGGCGTTCCCCGAGTGGCACCTGGTGGCCGAGCCGGTGGCCCAGTGGCAGAAGGTGGCAGCGGGTGCCGAGGAG GCTCCCGGCTTCGGCAACCTCCTGCAGCGGCTGTACCAGGAGCCGTCCCGCTGGTCCTTCACCTTCCAGACCTTCTCCTGCCTGGGCCGGCTGAAGGCGCAGCTGGAGAGGCCGGCGGGGCCAGCGTCACCCGTGCGGGTGTTCGAGAGGTCTGTGTACAGCGACAG GTATGTCTTCGCAAAGAATCTCTTTGAGACCGGCCACCTGGACATGCTGGAGTGGGCCATCTACCAGGAGTGGcactccttcctcctgcaggagctgggtgaCCGTGCCGCCCTGCATGGCTTTCTCTACCTGCGGGCCACCCCACAG AGGTGCCTGGAGCGGCTGTGGCGGAGGGCGAGGGTGGAGGAGCGGGGCGTGCAGCTGCTGtacctgcagcagctccacacGCAGCACGAGCGCTGGCTGCTGGAAAGGAGCACCAA GGTGCATTTTGCAGACATGAGGCACATGCCCATCCTGGTGCTGGACGTCGACGGGGACTTTGAGCAGGATGCAGCCATGCAGGACATCCTGATGGCGCAG gtagAGTCTTTTGTGAAGTCACTGCAAACCAAAACTGTGCCACCACACCCTGACCCCTGCTGA
- the DGUOK gene encoding deoxyguanosine kinase, mitochondrial isoform X2, with product MGRCGAALRLALEGNIAVGKSTFLRLLGRAFPEWHLVAEPVAQWQKVAAGAEEAPGFGNLLQRLYQEPSRWSFTFQTFSCLGRLKAQLERPAGPASPVRVFERYVFAKNLFETGHLDMLEWAIYQEWHSFLLQELGDRAALHGFLYLRATPQRCLERLWRRARVEERGVQLLYLQQLHTQHERWLLERSTKVHFADMRHMPILVLDVDGDFEQDAAMQDILMAQVESFVKSLQTKTVPPHPDPC from the exons atggggcggtgcggggccgcGCTGCGCCTGGCGCTGGAGGGGAACATCG CCGTGGGCAAGTCCACGTTCCTGCGGCTGCTGGGCAGGGCGTTCCCCGAGTGGCACCTGGTGGCCGAGCCGGTGGCCCAGTGGCAGAAGGTGGCAGCGGGTGCCGAGGAG GCTCCCGGCTTCGGCAACCTCCTGCAGCGGCTGTACCAGGAGCCGTCCCGCTGGTCCTTCACCTTCCAGACCTTCTCCTGCCTGGGCCGGCTGAAGGCGCAGCTGGAGAGGCCGGCGGGGCCAGCGTCACCCGTGCGGGTGTTCGAGAG GTATGTCTTCGCAAAGAATCTCTTTGAGACCGGCCACCTGGACATGCTGGAGTGGGCCATCTACCAGGAGTGGcactccttcctcctgcaggagctgggtgaCCGTGCCGCCCTGCATGGCTTTCTCTACCTGCGGGCCACCCCACAG AGGTGCCTGGAGCGGCTGTGGCGGAGGGCGAGGGTGGAGGAGCGGGGCGTGCAGCTGCTGtacctgcagcagctccacacGCAGCACGAGCGCTGGCTGCTGGAAAGGAGCACCAA GGTGCATTTTGCAGACATGAGGCACATGCCCATCCTGGTGCTGGACGTCGACGGGGACTTTGAGCAGGATGCAGCCATGCAGGACATCCTGATGGCGCAG gtagAGTCTTTTGTGAAGTCACTGCAAACCAAAACTGTGCCACCACACCCTGACCCCTGCTGA